From the Papaver somniferum cultivar HN1 chromosome 2, ASM357369v1, whole genome shotgun sequence genome, the window tagccatatgataactctcatatcaaccatattcatcttatccataactagttcaaatgacttaaatgaaactagttaaagtgttgttcaattgttatattctcatataaataTACAATagcacaatcgaaacaaaatccgtttgattcactcgaatgaattcatgaaaattatagccacggtttgcaaagattggattccttattatataaatcactacaccattttagtTGATTTGCAACTCAGATTAGCAACCGCACTAGTGCCGTTGCCAAATGTTTGTTGCTAAATATTCGCAACGGCCGATGTCAGTTGCAAATTTCCCAACCGCGCGCCCTTGGTTGCTATTAGCAACAGATGGGAATTTGAGCGTGTGAGTTACGCGTGTGGTTGGTAACACTATGAATATATTTTCTCCCAAGTCAAAGCTTGGTCAATTGGTCTAAATTCTTTTTCACCCCGATACCGTAGcgggtttatcttcttcttctcactTTTTCTCAGCCACAAATCTTTTctcgtctctctctctctttcaatCTGGATCTGCTGCTCTGAAGAGTGAAGCATTCTTGTTCAACTGAAATCCAACCAGAttaagttttgattttctttcttgTTATTGTTGTTAAGTTTTGATTTAGTTTCTGATCTATGTTGTTTGTTGAAGAGGTGAAGGAAACCTAAACCCATAGCGCAGACTCCTCTTCAAACATCATCATCAATGGATGACTATCAAGATCAGGGTAATACGGGGTAACTTTCTATTTTCTCTGTTCTTTTTATCAATTTTCCCGAAAATtttgaattagggtttccaattttctgtaattttgagatTTTTGAATTTATTTGTTGAACTCACAAATACGAGGATTAACCGTTTGAGGGTGTGATAggtcaatcaattttattttgttGAGTTGTTTTTATATCATCAGTGAACATACCATTTGTACATTACAAATACAGATAGCAAAAAGCTAACTACATGAgatttacaaataaaattagcaaaaagCTTTACCATGTAGTAATTTTGTAAAGTTTCGCCTCTTTGGAAAAACCTTGCCACAAAAAATGCAATGTCTTCCACTGGTCTGTAAGGAGCAGCGCCACCAAAAGTTTGGAACCTAGTATATGTACATTTGGTTGAGAAGGTTACTAAAAcattaaaaataaatctatagaaCAGCTCAGATGACATGTGTCAACCGacattcaaaataaggaaaacatCTTACCATCCAGTCCAATTCTCAGTCCACATCTTGGGTTTCTTGCCAGAATTTGGAGTAAACTGATCACAGTAAAATCCATTGCAAGTGTTGATCTGCAACACTTTAAAAAGGCAGCATTAGACACATAAAACAAATCTTAGCTAATTATGCAAAGATTCAGTGATAACTTAATTTCTTAAAATAAGTAAAAACCTAACCTGTAAAGAGCTTGGATGCAGTTTTCTTCTTCGTATGTAACCATCTACGATTATTTGTTTTTCCCTTCGAAACCTacatgaaaaaaacaaaaaaaacattcaTTCCCATCCCAATTCTCTAAACAATTAAAACACTCCACAAAGCTCAAATGGTTTTTTGCAGTTTCAAAATACGTATCGACAACCATCAAatgttaagtttcaaatgaatGGTAAAATAATTTATTAGAGTTGCATTTAGGTTCCTTTAAATGCATTTATCACCCTAGCTTACCTTGCAGACTTTTCTACTCCGTGATATACTCTGCATATATAAGCATTGCTTCTTGTTGAAAGCATCATTACAACTTCATTCTTAAAGGGCTTCTTATCCATATTCTTAAGGGCATCTCATACCTTCATTTTTAAGGGAAGAAAAGGACTAGACCAAAGAAGGAGGAACATATTGTTTTAGTTggaagagacaacaacaaacacaattACGAACACACTTACATCATATTGTTACCAAGTACACAAAGTGGATATTCTTAAGAAGTTTGACCTAAAAGGTATGCAAAGACACAATGCACTATACCTTAAGAGCACAACGTATTAAGCGGCTCAAAACAATAAAGTTCAGACCTTCCATCTAATCACTTCACATGTACGGAAGCTACTGGTTCCATAACCCGATTTTTTGCAGTACTTCCATCCATGTCAATTCTTCATTTAATGTAACAACACAAAGTTAAGTTTTTATTCTTACTTTAAATTAATACGATGTGAAAAGCATTAAAAGTAACCAAATGTAAAGCACCATTCTAAGCCTGTATACTCGTTAAACAACActaaattataaaataaaaaataaaattgactGCCACTTCAGTTGGTGCTGAGTCAAATGGCGGTGAGAGTGACAGTGGCAATAGCAGCAACAATGTGACTCAAGTGTATGGAATGTGTGATTTGGAAAACCAAGTCAGAAAAAACTGTTTATGGTTGTATTCAAGTGTAAATATATACCTCCCTCGATCTTAACAATATCAGAAATAAAATCAAATGTCGTCACCTGAATCTGGAGAGTCAATATTTATCAAGACAACCATAAAAACAATTTAGTTAGAAGTTAGTAACCATCTAGAGTGTGAAATCTGCTTCGCAGGAGAAAAAAACATTGAAAAAATAATGGATTTTAGTTACTGACCTCGTCACAGAATGGATACAACTCTGGCTCGTCGTTGAGGGAACACTTCATAATTAAATATAAGCAAGTATTAGTAGGCAATATATATTGCAGGGATAATTGCAGGGACTCATAATCTACTAAGTTAGGAGATTCAGATACAACCTTCGTAAACATAATTAAAAGAATAATACATGTTGAAGTCGATTTGTTGTAAAGATTGCTAAACAAAATAGAAGAGTTAGCCAATTAGATAAGATAGCCCAACTACAGGGGAAGATTAGGGTTCCTGAAAGACAAAAAGGAGAATATTTCAGAATAAAATCAATATGTCAGCAATCATAGGAAAACCCAAACTTAATGTTGAGactattagtcccatattgtctGGCCAattaagatcctgcgatttataatcctatgggcctctccactcattgccaattggttttgagttggatgcccttattctaacatggtatcagagcaggctattttgcgacgagtcatttgatCACGcatttactccgcgtcacccgatttaattgtccacgtgttagacccaacgagactaCACGTGAGGGAGCGTGTTGATactattagtcccatattgtctgggcaattaagatcctgcgatttataatcctatgggcctctccactcattgccaattggttttgagttggatgcccttaTTCTAACAGGTTTAATAATCTTAATCACTTGTTAGTACCTTTCATGCAAATATTAAtcatatgaaaattaaaactcaaatcaaaaaagaaaaaatgttgaAAGAGAGTAAGATCGTTACTCAGAACGGCTAGAGCAATTGCAATCGATCTTTTGTTGAACTTTTCAAAGAGGATGAAGGCTGTGGAAAAGAGAATCGTAAACTACGGATGAAGAATtttcttgtttcttcttgttaatCATGATGGTTGCGCCACcagtttgtttttaggttttgtatGCTTTCAATGCCGAGGGGCGGAGGCACATGGAACTGGGTGTGCACTTGCCCACCCTTGGTTGCCAAACTCCACCACTGGGTCTTAATTTCTCCAAGCCCAATTTTGATTTTAGAAAGCTTTGCACGCCCTTAAAAAAAATAGTTGTGCACCCCCTTAGAAAGCTCGCCTATATTAAAGTTATACAAACAGAGTGAGATCGGGAATTCCTAAATCTAGGTACCGAAGAAACTTGAAAAATAGCCATGAAAGGCATGAGAAGACATCAAATCACCGGAGAACTGTAAGGGTTTTACACCAAATCGTTGTTAATTATTGCAAGTGCTAATTGTTGTGTAGTATTTGAGAGAATTTCATCACGAGGTAGggtttttttcttccttcttctcaaattttaatcttcatattgtattgaaaagCAAAACTGTGAAGATATGTTTGTAGTGGGTAAATTTATTGAATTGGTTTTCGTTTACCACTTTAAAGTTGCATATAATCAGATATTAGGATTTAGGTTCTCTAATTTTCTCTTCTTAATTTCAATTTTATTATGAATTTGTTAAAACTAACTTAGGGTTCATgttaaaatttagggtttttattatGCATCATGTTCTATTGACAATTAAGGATTCGGGTATTCATTATTTCCTCTTAATTGATGTTTGATCAAGAAAATTTGATTCAATTTAATAACTAAATGATGTGTGTGATCAAGGGGTTTAATATCTCAACTGTCTTCAGGTATGGATAAGTTTGTGACCAGAACTAAGAGACAGAGAACAACAGATGTTCCAGAATTGCCTTCAGTTTCAAGTATTCCAAGTTCACAAGTACCTCCCCCATCTTCTAATACTTATGGTCCACAAATAGTACCTTCCATCCCTGCTCCTACTCCGCAACAACAAGCAGCTTCTAGTATTGTCCAGGATGAGTTCTCGATATGGATCTTCAAACAGACCCTGCAATGAGAAAGCCAATATCAAGTTATCATGATCAAGACAAAGTACGGAGAGCTTACATGAAGATGGGTCCTTTCCAACCTAAGAATTTTCCATTTCCACAAAAGCTAATGGGAAAAAAGAATCATAAGAACAGAAGATTCAATGAAGCTTGTTTTTTAAAACATGGAAGTTGGTTAGAGTATAGCATATCTAAAGATGTTGTATTTTGCTTTCCGTGTTATCTCTTTAGAAATTATGTTAAGGGTAAAGGTAGCTCTGATGCTTTTGTGAATGCAGGTTTCTCAAATTGGAAGCAACTTGAAAAGTTAGATAAGCATGTAGGATGTCAGAAAAGTGCACACAATGATGCATATATGAAAAGCCGCGAGTTACTGCAGAAAACACATCATATTCAGGCTATCTATCGTCGTCAAAAAGAACAAGAAAGTTTGAGTTACATGATTCGTTTGACCGCATCAATTGTTGTTATTAGGTTTCTTTTATGTCAAGGATTAGCTTTTCGTGGCCATGATGAATCCGATGCTTCACATAATCAAGGTAACTTTCTTGAACTTCTTCAATACACAACTGAATATAATGAGAGTATCACATTTGAATCCAAGCGACAAGTTTACAGCTTTCGATAAAGGTGCGTTAATTCGTCTTGCTAAACTATATCCAACTGATTTTTCTCAAATGGATATCATGATTCTCGACCGACAACTAGATACCTTTCTTGCTGATATTCTTTCGGGTAATGATTTTTCTGAATTAGGTGGTATTAGTGCGCTTGCCCAGAAAATGGTTGAAACCAAAAGAAATATAGTGTACCCTCTAGTCTACTTGTTGATTACATTATCTTTGATATTGCCGGTTGCTACAGCTACTGTTGAGCGAGTTTTTTCAGCAATGCATATAGTGAAGAATCGTTTGCGAACCAGTATTGGGAATGAGTGGTTGAAAAATTGTTTACTAACCTACATTGAGCGGGAACTTTTTCGCAAGATTAGCACTGACAGGATTAGACAGCGATTTCAAGATATGGCAACACGTAGCGGACAGTGCTGACTATGAAGACAATTTTTTTGGTAAAGTATACAAAGTTTTTTTGGGTATAAAATTAGAGGACAATACATGATCGAAGAATGAAGTAGCTAACATATCTCTAGAATTATATATTTTGTTGCTACAAAACGCTATTAGGTGTTGTAGTACAATCTTTCATGTGTAATGGAACTTTTTTTTTGagttatttgttttttatttttcatggtGTACATTTTCGTTGCCCACCCTGCTTCgaaatcctggctccgcccctaAACAGAGCGGCAGGCGCATCGGGCGTGCGTGTTATACTAGTATTTGTAAGTGTTTAAACTAAATAAACGTTGGAACTAAACTAAATAAACTAAAGACAGCAACAAAGATAGCCTAAACTCGACCTTCTCCTGCCTTGCTCTCCTCTCCTTCTCTACCTGATTCAATGCTTCTCTCAACCCTCCAATGTGCACTTTCTAAACCTTATTACTGATCCATCTGGTTCACGTACTTCAATTCCGGAATCGTAGTTGTTCATAGTTTCATGATTCTCCATCCGCAGAGGAGAATCTGCTCTCTCTTTCACTATTGAACCCCAGTCAATATCATATTCATTCTCATAATACTTCACGCCCGCAAAGTTGCGCCTGTTTTTTATGAAATTGAGCTTGTCAATAGGGATTGAGTTGATTTGAACCGGATCACGCTCAAAGTCCCGAAAAACAATAGTCATATCTATTTCCACAGGTTTAGacaagaaacctgttttgaggcatactaaataatgccaaaatatggtcactaaataaaaaacaacatcaccccttatccaccctttttgataatggcataactacccttacataattagtgttaatgattatgattagatttgattagctatgaattttaaggattgattaaaaattaaattattagtggtgaattagtagataaatcataagtgagagagttgggatttttgagaggaaaaagaagaagaagtgaaaaaaaaacttgggttttgaattttgagattttaatgattagaagtgaccaaaatgggtgattcaaatcagaggtagacttctatacaaggtttaatttctttatataagttgaatctgtcaaaaaaatgaatttttaaaacccagatctactgaaCAGATgaaaagttcggctgataacttttcagctgaacctccgttttttgaaaatatacctaggttcggctgacaagttatcagccaaaCCTAGGTATATTCTTAAAAAAACTGAGGTTCGGATGAAAAGTTGTCAGTCGAACTTCACTCTGAaactgacgaatttaggttcggctaattcgaacaaaatttagcaaagtcgtattagccgaacatagtgtttctctaaatcatacactaggttcggctcaaaattgatactccaagatcagccgaactgatcttctgaaaaacctaatttcatttttgaaatcatattctatcgatcaaacaaaataaaatcaatcaaaaacaagatgggtttgttacgcatacattctaaaatacatctaagagcaattgagatttggatttcacaCTCCAATATCGCTCACTTCGATTAGTGTTTGCTTTGgttgatcaatttcttgattgaattggagtccaagatgtttaagtttaaagtttattttgattttttattttaggtttttgaggataagggcactctagtaatttaaattgtttaaggatatataggtaattgcactacctttagacatcccttataaacccaccctagatggtATAATGAATGAGTTCACctcaaaaaaaatgagtatgcctcaaaacaggtttcttagACAACTCAGTTTTAAGCTTCAGATGAACAACCTCTATCTCGTATAGTTCGACCACAATGAAAGGTTCATCTATAAGCCCAACTAGCGTAAAAAGAGTCAGGCCGAAGATGGTTGGTGCCTTGGAGGGACGATTTCCTTGAAATTCATACTCCTTAAGAACCTCAGCATCAACAAACGGTTTACAATGTAATACAGGTAGCCTCTCCATTTTTCTCGAACATTGTGGACAAAGTTCTTTAAATCTTCATTAATCTTATATGATACATTATAAGATCTCTTCTGTCCAACAGGAGTCTGCACCAAACGAAATTGGATATCCTGTCTCTTTTCAGTCCCCACCTTGATGCCTTCATGAAAATGGAAGTGCAAGAGAGGCGACATCTTCTCGTCTCCAACCCGAAATAAATATGTCTTTACATCTGCATAcaagaaagaaaaatagaaattGGGATTGGAGGTTGCATAGTGGAACCCGTTTGCATGGACTTTAATGGTGCCAACAATGGTCTCTCCACCTTTTTTTCCTATCTTTGGAAAGATTTTGAGGCCAGCTAAAGTTACAACATTGGCCTTATCCTCCCTCTGCAGTATTTTGGTATTCAATACTTTATATTTTATCTTATCCTCACCCATCCACGCATGTCTACTTACCAGTCCTCTGTCTTCTGATACTGCACATTTTGTTTCAGCCTGATTCCCCCCCAAAAATATCTGCTCCTTTATTCTTCTCAAATTGACACCAAGTCTTGGCTGAAGAAGCATGCGCGCAACTTCTCGTACAGAAGCGCGAATATCCTTCTGCACTTCCTCCTCACTACGGCCCGTACACCTTTCTTCGGCTATCTTTCTGACCTCATCAAAACAATCGGTTCTAAATAAGCATTTACGAAATTCCGTTGAAAAATGATGTCAAGCTATATCTGCGTCTGGAAACAGAAAAGGAAGGCAAGATTTGGTAATAAAACCCGCAAGAACTTAGAAATAAAAGCAGAAATAAATGAATCTCCTCTCTTCTCGCTCCCAACACCAGGTTAAAACTCTTTTCGATAAAAGAATACACACTGCGATTAGGGATCTgtctatgtatatatatatatagtgaaaCCTATTATAAACATTAGGAAAGAACCGTTTTTTGGGAACCAACCTTTTGTGGAAGGGGACCAAGATTCTATTTTCGGATGTATGGGTATACATTAGGAAAGAACCGTTTTTTGGACACAAATCCTTTTTTGaaagggaccatgattttattttgagtAGAAGAATAATACCACTTCACTGACTAAAGAGTCTATCGACTCCTTGCTAAAGGGATATAAAGAATATGCGTAGAAACTGGAAAGTGATTAATGACAGAAGCATTAATGCCGATAGTTATGACTCAGTAAGTTAATGATTCTGCAACATATATAGTTTCCTGCTAAATGATGTAACTTAAATACAAAATACATGTTAACCTGATGATTACTTTAAAGTTTCTACCATTTTCGTGAGATATGCAAGTTGAAGAATTATCCAGCATTAGTGCCGATACCTAATTATATGGTGTTTTGTTTCCGAAGTACGTAGCAAAAAATGCAGATGCCTACATGGTGTTTTCTTTCCAAAGCACGCAGCAAAGATGAGGGAGCAAAACTTAGGCGATGTGGATAATATCTAAATTATTATCAAAATTATTTATGTTAATATCTAAATTACTCGATTTAATTAAATAAgtttaatgattagttagtgtaatgattcgTTAAATTATTTAGTCAAGTAATTAGATATTAGTAAGGTTAAATTAATAAGTTAGGTTTTTATAAGAATAATTTTCGAAGGAAGAAGATGTTTTTGGAAGAAAAATTGAAATGGATGATTTCGACATGAGGGTCTTGGGCACTCACGTAAACATCAGATTTAGATAATGCTGCTTGATTTGGCCAATACTTCGGAGAAAATGAAACTTTTTAATTTATGCTACGTCAACAAAGTTCAGctacaatatttataaaacaggTAGCCTAACTTCTCTGCAGGTGTAGTTCGGCTAGTGTATCTTCAGACACAAGTACTgatctttaatggagtttttgctttGTTCTGCTGTCAAGTTTTTAggataggtaaccgaacttttagGCTGGggtttacagagtaatgttcggttagAAAAAATTTACAATTCAAGCGAACTCTTATGTTGGTAATACAAAGAAGAGTTcggttttaaaaaaaaagtttgtgaTTTAACCGAAATCAAAATTTGGCTATAcaaagaaaagttcggttacgattTTTTTTCGATTTAACCGAACTCAAGAGTTGGCCATACAGAAAAAAGTTTAGCTTTTAAAACGATTTAACTGAACTCAAGTGGTTGTACAAAGAAAAGCTCGGTTAGGATTTTTTTAGATTCAACCGAACTCTAGAGTTGGCAATACAGATAAGAGTTAGGTTGGGAAAAAAATTTTGCGACTCAACCGAACTCAAGAGTTCGATTGGGAAAAATTATATTTGCCTAACCAaagttcttggtgttcttcgttTCTAAAAAGTTTGGTTATAAAATTAGGTTTCTTTCAAAATCTCCTAACCGAACATGACCGTCGTTACCATTTTTTGATGATTGCTACTCGATTCTTCaatcaaaaaagaattaaaaaagagGGGTTGGCAGAAAAATACCTGCGGATGTACACTTTAGGAAATTAAAAGAGAGAGagggaagaaaagaaggaagaataAGATATTTGTTTATTAACTTTCGATTTTTTTGGGTgagttttgtttttgttaatgattttgaTTAGGTTTAGAATAGTTATTAAttagttatgaataaaattaggaaaaagggAAAGTAAGTCATTTCATcactttaggacaccccataTAAGTGTGAGTTGGACATCCTAAATAAATCATGACCCCTCTCCAAAAAGAATGGTGCCCAAAAAAATGGTTTTCGAAAAACCCCACAATGGGTACCTTCTGATCTAGTCCATATTTTAAGGGAAAATGTTATTTTAAGCCCAAAATATCACTTTCTCTTTAGGTCTGACCCATAATTTATATTACGTATTTTTGTAA encodes:
- the LOC113347121 gene encoding zinc finger MYM-type protein 5-like: MDLQTDPAMRKPISSYHDQDKVRRAYMKMGPFQPKNFPFPQKLMGKKNHKNRRFNEACFLKHGSWLEYSISKDVVFCFPCYLFRNYVKGKGSSDAFVNAGFSNWKQLEKLDKHVGCQKSAHNDAYMKSRELLQKTHHIQAIYRRQKEQESLSYMIRLTASIVVIRFLLCQGLAFRGHDESDASHNQGNFLELLQYTTEYNESITFESKRQVYSFR